A region from the Coffea eugenioides isolate CCC68of chromosome 9, Ceug_1.0, whole genome shotgun sequence genome encodes:
- the LOC113782679 gene encoding pentatricopeptide repeat-containing protein At1g11710, mitochondrial: MFLGLFSPKRQCLFIRGFHLAKQFANPSAEDIIFKAICVNLRQKKWNLLDKMLPSLTSSVVSRVFHEFQRSPPVVLEFYNRIGGYKFILDSSSCCGIVIHVMVNCRKYDDALFLMKELMMARGCSPLTVLEILLNSYDSVFSSSAVFEALVGVCTQIGSTKGAYEVINKLRVEGFWLSIHAWNNFLSHLLKLDKVAQFWMVYKEIISYGYYENVNTFNLIIYAFCKESKFFEAISVFYKMLKNGIMPTVVALNMLIDGACGMGDLNVALKLIRKIGTMSKGCVTPDSVTYNTLINGFCKLGSVERAEDFLDEMLKMGIKPNVRTYATLVNGYCRNGCLEEAFRLCNVMVEKGLMPNAVVYNSVIHWLYMEGDVNGASVLLSDMIKRNICPDKFTYSILANGLCMNGHMSEAVKYYKWILEMKLVEDVCPANILINYLCRTKNVSGAKQLLCNMFVRGLIPDLVTYGSLIDWYCKEGNMENALRIYDDMVKVEKNPNLVIYNSILDGFCKDQSVNAGKLLLDALKQEDYFDIVTFNTLLNGYCISGNMDNAFQLLVGMKKVGISFNRVTYNILINFLCKFGLIEQAKELVDMMLARGINPDSVTYTTLIMSGIKNCEAEEVVELHDYMVLKGVIPDSHAYQAIVHPLTAGVYSDFT, translated from the coding sequence ATGTTTTTAGGCTTGTTTTCACCAAAAAGACAATGTCTTTTTATCAGAGGCTTTCATTTGGCTAAACAGTTTGCCAACCCAAGTGCTGAAGATATTATTTTTAAGGCAATTTGTGTGAACTTAAGGCAAAAGAAATGGAATTTACTGGACAAAATGTTGCCAAGCCTAACAAGTTCTGTTGTTTCTCGTGTCTTCCACGAGTTTCAAAGATCCCCACCGGTAGTTTTAGAGTTCTACAACAGGATTGGAGGGTACAAATTTATATTGGATTCTTCAAGTTGTTGTGGTATAGTCATTCATGTCATGGTGAACTGCAGAAAGTATGATGATGCACTGTTTTTGATGAAAGAATTGATGATGGCTAGGGGATGCTCGCCCTTAACTGTTCTGGAGATATTGCTTAACAGCTATGACTCGGTTTTTTCAAGTAGTGCAGTTTTTGAAGCACTTGTGGGGGTGTGTACTCAAATTGGCTCAACCAAGGGTGCTTATGAGGTCATCAATAAATTGAGAGTGGAGGGCTTTTGGCTTTCTATTCATGCATGGAATAACTTTTTAAGTCATCTGCTGAAATTAGATAAGGTAGCTCAGTTTTGGATGGTATACAAGGAAATCATTTCATATGGGTATTATGAGAATGTGAATACTTTTAACTTGATTATATATGCTTTTTGCAAGGAAAGTAAATTCTTTGAAGCCATCTCAGTTTTCTATAAGATGTTGAAAAATGGGATTATGCCAACTGTTGTTGCTCTCAACATGCTTATTGATGGTGCTTGTGGTATGGGTGACCTCAATGTGGCATTGAAGCTTATCAGAAAGATAGGAACCATGTCAAAGGGTTGTGTGACCCCTGATTCAGTTACTTATAATACTCTCATCAATGGATTTTGTAAGTTGGGGAGTGTGGAAAGAGCAGAGGACTTTCTTGATGAAATGCTCAAGATGGGTATCAAGCCCAATGTAAGAACTTATGCAACACTGGTTAATGGATATTGTAGAAATGGGTGTTTGGAGGAGGCATTCAGGTTGTGCAATGTTATGGTTGAAAAGGGTTTGATGCCTAATGCAGTTGTTTATAATTCAGTTATTCATTGGCTGTACATGGAAGGGGATGTGAATGGAGCTTCAGTATTATTGTCTGACATGATCAAGAGGAATATATGCCCAGACAAATTTACCTATTCCATTCTTGCAAATGGACTCTGTATGAATGGCCATATGAGTGAAGCTGTTAAGTATTATAAGTGGATATTAGAAATGAAGCTTGTTGAAGATGTTTGTCCTGCCAATATACTTATCAATTATCTTTGCAGAACTAAAAATGTATCAGGGGCTAAGCAACTTTTGTGCAATATGTTTGTCCGTGGACTAATTCCAGACCTGGTCACTTATGGTTCATTGATTGACTGGTATTGCAAGGAAGGAAACATGGAAAATGCCTTGAGAATTTATGATGATATGGTAAAGGTGGAGAAAAATCCCAATTTGGTGATCTATAATTCTATATTAGATGGTTTTTGCAAAGACCAATCTGTAAATGCAGGGAAACTATTGCTAGATGCACTAAAACAAGAAGATTATTTTGATATTGTAACATTTAACACTTTGTTGAATGGATATTGCATTAGCGGCAATATGGATAATGCATTTCAGTTACTTGTGGGTATGAAGAAGGTTGGAATTTCTTTCAACAGAGTCACTTACAATATATTGATCAACTTCTTGTGTAAGTTTGGGTTGATTGAGCAGGCAAAGGAACTTGTGGATATGATGCTTGCTCGGGGCATAAATCCTGATTCTGTTACATATACGACTCTTATTATGAGCGGGATCAAGAACTGTGAAGCTGAGGAAGTTGTTGAATTACATGACTACATGGTGCTTAAAGGAGTAATTCCTGATAGTCACGCATACCAAGCCATTGTTCATCCACTCACAGCAGGGGTATATTCAGATTTCACTTGA
- the LOC113782007 gene encoding uncharacterized protein LOC113782007, protein MPVREFRQTVYENYEVEISKWVARKTRAKTIQLIKGSAEVQYKKIWEYCNEIKKTREGSIMEVMFTPFRLPTSNPRFMRLYCCLRPLKQGFKDGCRPIIGLDGCHLKGTYPGQLLTALGVDPNNGYWPIAWAVVEKEATEQWKWFLKLLRDASKEGFWNIAYCTTSEHFNEAMSNLETYDKEAHSWVKKAPHPRHWCKTFFPTHTKCDILVNNLCESFNAHILEFRDHPIISLLETIREYIMDRIQQRKAAMEKCKGPIGPLPTKIVDERVKRSTHWNPIWNAAVAAIHRNNGNSYNEVEGCYNADLFLKIYCNIFEPISGEILWPPSIMSILDPPLTVAQPERPRKARKRDITKGKNHGRKLRRRIVIHCRKCGKVGHNTATCCKEGSTQSNQVEEDTDIGVHTPQGAENSKSPKSSTRPSKRQTVRKDQ, encoded by the exons ATGCCCGTTAGGGAGTTTAGGCAAACTGTTTATGAGAATTATGAGGTTGAGATTTCTAAATGGGTGGCTAGAAAAACAAGAGCCAAGACTATACAGCTTATTAAGGGGTCTGCAGAGGTACAATACAAGAAAATTTGGGAATATTGCAATGAGATAAAGAAGACACGTGAGGGAAGTATTATGGAGGTCATGTTTACCCCATTCAGACTGCCTACAAGTAATCCAAGATTCATGCGACTATACTGCTGCCTTAGGCCACTTAAGCAAGGCTTTAAGGATGGTTGTAGGCCTATTATAGGCTTAGATGGATGCCATCTAAAAGGCACTTATCCAGGACAATTACTTACTGCTCTTGGAGTGGACCCTAACAATGGTTATTGGCCAATTGCATGGGCAGTTGTGGAGAAAGAAGCCACAGAACAATGGAAATGGTTTCTGAAGTTGTTGA GAGACGCGTCGAAAGAGGGATTTTGGAATATTGCATATTGTACTACATCTGAGCACTTCAATGAGGCAATGTCAAACCTGGAGACGTATGACAAGGAAGCACATAGCTGGGTGAAAAAGGCACCTCATCCTCGGCATTGGTGCAAGACATTTTTTCCAACTCATACCAAATGTGATATACTAGTCAATAACCTTTGTGAATCTTTCAATGCTCATATCCTTGAATTCAGAGATCATCCTATAATTTCACTACTGGAGACTATCAGAGAATATATTATGGATAGGATTCAACAAAGAAAGGCAGCCATGGAGAAATGTAAAGGTCCTATTGGACCATTGCCCACCAAAATTGTTGATGAGAGGGTGAAGCGTTCAACTCACTGGAATCCTATTTGGAATGCTGCTGTTG CAGCAATTCATAGGAATAAtggaaattcttataacgaagTTGAAGGTTGCTACAATGCAGATCTATTTTTGAAGATATATTGTAATATCTTCGAACCAATTAGTGGTGAAATTTTATGGCCCCCATCCATCATGTCTATATTGGACCCACCACTCACTGTTGCTCAACCTGAGAGGCCAAGAAAGGCTCGAAAGAGAGACatcacaaaaggaaaaaatcatGGTAGAAAACTGAGAAGGAGAATTGTTATACATTGTAGAAAGTGTGGAAAGGTAGGTCACAATACAGCTACATGCTGCAAAGAAGGGTCTACTCAATCTAATCAAGTAGAAGAGGATACTGATATTGGTGTACATACTCCACAGGGTGCAGAAAATTCTAAAAGTCCAAAGTCTTCTACGAGGCCATCTAAAAGGCAGACT GTTAGAAAGGACcagtaa
- the LOC113783423 gene encoding ATP synthase gamma chain, chloroplastic — MSCSNLTMWVSSKTSLSDSTALSFRSSITPVQLPSNNSTTANPSRPSSVTPIHCGLRELRDRIGTVKNTQKITEAMKLVAAAKVRRAQEAVVNARPFSESLVEVLYNINEQLQTDDIDVPLTKVRPVKKVGLVVVTGDRGLCGGFNNAIIKKAEARIAELKGLGLDYTIISVGKKGNAYFIRRPYIPVDRFLDGTSLPTAKEAQAIADDVFSLFISEEVDKVELLYTKFVSLVKAEPVIHTLLPLSPKGEICDINGNCVDAAEDEFFRLTTKEGKLTVERDIMRTKTAEFSAILQFEQDPVQILDALLPLYLNSQILRSLQESLASELAARMTAMSNATDNASELKKSLSIAYNRERQAKITGEILEIVAGANALT; from the coding sequence ATGTCTTGCTCAAATTTAACCATGTGGGTTTCCTCAAAAACTTCTCTTTCTGATTCAACTGCGCTTTCTTTTCGCTCTTCAATCACCCCTGTTCAGCTCCCTAGCAACAACTCAACCACTGCCAACCCCTCAAGGCCATCATCAGTAACTCCAATTCATTGTGGACTTCGCGAGCTTCGTGATCGTATTGGTACTGTGAAGAACACACAGAAAATCACGGAGGCCATGAAGCTTGTGGCTGCTGCTAAAGTGAGAAGAGCTCAAGAAGCTGTGGTCAATGCCAGGCCATTTTCAGAATCTCTAGTCGAAGTTCTTTACAACATTAATGAGCAGCTCCAAACTGACGACATTGATGTTCCTCTCACCAAAGTTAGGCCTGTTAAGAAGGTTGGTCTTGTAGTCGTTACCGGTGATCGTGGACTTTGTGGTGGTTTTAACAATGCAATTATTAAAAAGGCGGAGGCTAGGATAGCAGAATTGAAGGGACTTGGCCTTGATTACACTATAATCAGTGTGGGGAAAAAGGGTAACGCATATTTTATCCGCAGGCCTTATATTCCGGTAGACAGATTTCTTGATGGTACTTCTCTTCCCACTGCTAAAGAAGCTCAAGCAATTGCAGATGATGTCTTCTCCCTTTTCATAAGTGAAGAGGTGGATAAGGTAGAGCTTTTGTACACTAAGTTCGTTTCATTAGTGAAGGCCGAACCAGTGATTCACACTCTGCTTCCGTTGTCTCCAAAAGGAGAGATCTGTGACATAAATGGGAACTGTGTTGATGCAGCCGAGGATGAGTTCTTCAGATTGACAACCAAAGAAGGCAAATTGACAGTGGAAAGAGACATTATGAGGACTAAAACAGCAGAGTTTTCGGCGATCTTGCAATTTGAGCAGGACCCTGTTCAGATCCTTGATGCCTTACTCCCTCTTTACTTAAATAGTCAAATTTTGAGGTCATTGCAGGAGTCACTGGCTAGTGAGCTTGCTGCTAGGATGACTGCAATGAGCAATGCGACTGACAATGCTAGTGAATTGAAGAAATCCCTGTCTATAGCCTACAACAGAGAGCGTCAGGCCAAGATTACAGGAGAGATATTGGAAATTGTTGCTGGAGCCAATGCTTTGACTTGA